A DNA window from Loxodonta africana isolate mLoxAfr1 chromosome 7, mLoxAfr1.hap2, whole genome shotgun sequence contains the following coding sequences:
- the LOC135231635 gene encoding protein tyrosine phosphatase type IVA 1-like, producing the protein MARMNRPAPVEVTYKNMRFLITHNPTNATLNKFIEELKKYGVTTIVRVCEATYDTALVEKEGIRVLDWPFDDGTPPSNQIVDDWLSLVKIKFREEPGCCIAVHCVAGLGRAPVLVALALIEGGMKYEDAVQFIRQKRRGAFNSKQLLYLEKYRPKTRLRFKESNGHRNNCCIQ; encoded by the coding sequence ATGGCTCGAATGAACCGCCCAGCTCCTGTGGAAGTCACATACAAGAACATGAGATTTCTTATTACACACAACCCAACCAATGCGACCTTAAACAAATttatagaggaacttaagaaataTGGAGTTACCACAATAGTAAGAGTATGTGAAGCAACTTATGACACTGCTCTTGTGGAAAAAGAAGGCATCCGTGTTCTTGATTGGCCTTTTGATGATGGTACCCCACCATCCAATCAGATTGTTGATGACTGGTTAAGTCTTGTAAAAATTAAGTTTCGTGAAGAACCTGGTTGTTGTATTGCTGTTCATTGTGTTGCAGGTCTTGGGAGAGCTCCAGTGCTCGTTGCCCTAGCATTAATTGAAGGTGGGATGAAATATGAAGATGCCGTACAGTTCATAAGACAAAAGCGGCGTGGAGCTTTTAACAGCAAGCAACTTTTGTATTTGGAGAAGTATCGTCCTAAAACGCGGCTGCGCTTCAAAGAGTCCAATGGTCATAGAAACAACTGTTGTATTCAGTAA